The sequence AGAACCGTTCCGGACTCGATGACGTCGGCGAAGAACTCCGCCGGGCTCAGAACGGCAGGCCGAGGGTGGGCAGGCCGATCGCCGAGTCCACCGCCAGCGCCACGAACACGATCATCAGGTACGTGTTCGACCGGTGGAACAGCGCCATCGGCTTGGTCTCTTCGCCGCGCCGCACCGCGGCCTGCAGGCTGTGCGCGTAGAAGAGGAACCAGCCGCCCGCCAGGATGGCGAACGTGCCGTACAGCCAGGACGTCACCGGGAGCAGCAGCAGCGTCCACGCCACCATCACCCACGAGTAGATGACGATCTGGCGGGCGACGTGCTGGGCGGTGGCGACCACCGGCAGCATCGGGACGCCGGCGCGCTCGTAGTCGTCGCGGTACTTCATGCCCAGCGCCCAGGTGTGCGGCGGCGTCCAGAAGAAGATGACGCCGAACATCACGAACGCCGGCCACTGCACCGTGCCCGTCACGGCTGCCCAGCCGATGACCACCGGCATGCAGCCCGCCGCGCCGCCCCAGACGACGTTCTGCGACGTGCGCCGCTTGAGGCCGAGCGTGTAGACGAAGATGTAGAAGAGGATCGTCGCGACCGCCAGGATCGCCGACAGCAGGTTCACCGTGAGGTACAGCACGGCGGCCGACGCGACGCCCATCACCAAGCCGAAGATCAGCGCGCCGCGGCGGGGCACCGAGTCCTTGACCAGCGGGCGGCGCTTCGTGCGGTTCATCACCTTGTCGATGTCCGCGTCGATCACGCAGTTGAGCGCGTTCGCGCTGCCCGCGGCCATCGTCCCGCCGACCAGCGTGGCCAGTACCAGCCACGGCGAGGGGATCTGACGGCCGGCGAGGAACATCGCCGGGATGGTGGTGACCAGGAGGAGCTCGATCACCCGCGGTTTCGCCAGCGCGGCGTAGGCGCCGACGACCCGGCGGATGCTTCGCCGGTCACCGTGCGGTCGTTCACCGGTCGGGTGCACGGCGCTGGTGTCGTCACTGCGTCCGTGCGCAGCGTTCACCAACGACATTTCACTCCCTGCGTCAGGTTCGGGTGGGCCACAGCTCGGTTAGGCGTGGTGGAGCCGAGGAACCCGCCGGACTGAACCCTGAACCGATGTTAGACGTGGTGAATCCCGTGGGTGATCGCGGGTCCTCGACGGGCCGAAGCACTAGGCTGACCGCGACGGGCCGAGATTGCCCCTGCGCATGGCCGCGAGCAGGAATATCGTCCCTTCGGGATCGATTGAGATAGGTAGCCGCGCGCACGGGTAACCGGAACGAGGAAGACCAGCCGCAACCATCATGACCGGGAGTTGGAGTTCAGTGTCCGAAACCGCCACTACCAGCGAGAACAACCCACTCCTCCGGCGCAATGTGCCCGCCGACTGGACCGACGCCGACACCCGCGCCGTGGACACCGTCCGGGTGCTGGCCGCCGACGCGGTCGAAAACTGTGGCAGTGGCCACCCCGGCACGGCGATGAGCCTGGCGCCGCTGGCCTACACGCTCTTCCAGCGCACGCTGCGTCACGACCCCGCCGACCAGAACTGGCCGGGCCGCGACCGGTTCGTCCTCTCGGCGGGCCACTCGAGCCTCACCCTCTACATCCAGCTGTTCCTCGCCGGCTACGGCCTCGAGCTCGAGGACCTCAAGCAGCTGCGCAAGTGGGGTTCCAAGACCCCGGGTCACCCGGAGTACCGCCACACCGACGGCGTCGAGACCACCACCGGCCCGCTCGGGCAGGGCCTGGCCAACGCCGTGGGCATGGCGATGGCCGCGCGCCGCGAGCGCGGCCTGCTGGACCCGGACGCCGCGCCCGGCGAGAGCATCTTCGACCACCACATCTTCGTCGTCGCTTCCGACGGCGACATCGAAGAGGGCGTGACCTCGGAGGCCTCGTCGATCGCGGGCCGCCAGGAGCTGGGCAACCTGATCGTCTTCTGGGACGACAACAAGATCTCGATCGAGGACGACACCAACATCGCGCTGTCCGAGGACACCGTCGCGCGCTACGAGGCCTACGGGTGGCACACCCAGGTCGTCGAGGGTGGCGAGGACGTCGTCGCGATCGAGGAGGCCATCAAGGCCGCCAAGGCCGAGACCGGCCGCCCGTCGTTCATCGCGCTGCGGACCGTCATCGGCTACCCGGCCCCGAAGAAGATGGGCACCGGCAAGGCGCACGGCGCCGCGCTGGGCGCCGAAGAGGTCGCCGCGGTCAAGGAGATCCTGGGCTTCGACCCGGAGCAGTCGTTCCAGGTCGAGGACGAGGTGCTCAAGCACACCCGCCAGGCGCTCGACCGCGGCAAGGCCGAGCACGCGGAGTGGACGAAGAAGTTCGAGGCGTGGGGCGCCGCGAACCCGGAGCGCAAGAAGCTGGCGGACCGCCTGTCCACCCGCACGCTGCCCGAGGGCTTCGCCGACAACCTGCCGAAGTGGGAGCCGGACGCCAAGGGCATCGCCACCCGCAAGGCCTCCGGTGAGGTGCTCAACGCCCTCGCCGAGCCGCTGCCGGAGCTGTGGGGCGGCTCGGCCGACCTGGCCGAGAGCAACAACACGACGATGAAGGGCGCCGACTCGTTCGGTCCCGAGAAGGCCGCCACGGACATGTGGGCCGCCACCCCGTACGGCCGGACGCTGCACTTCGGCGTCCGCGAGCACGCCATGGGCTCGATCCTCAACGGGATCGCGCTGCACGGCGGCACCCGCCCGTACGGCGCGACGTTCCTCATCTTCTCCGACTACATGCGCCCGCCGGTCCGGCTGGCCGCGCTGATGAAGGCGCCGGTCACCTACGTCTGGACGCACGACTCGATCGGCCTCGGCGAGGACGGCCCGACGCACCAGCCGATCGAGCAGCTCTCCGCGCTGCGCGCGATCCCGGGCCTCAACGTCGTCCGCCCGGCGGACGCCAACGAGACCGCGTACGCGTGGAAGGCCGTGCTGGAGGACATCCACCACCCGTCCGGCCTGGCGCTCACCCGCCAGAACGTGCCGGTGCTCGAGGGCACCAGCGCCGAGGGCGTCGCGAAGGGCGGGTACGTCCTGGCCGACTCCGACGGCACCCCGGACGTGGTCCTCATCGCCACCGGTTCCGAGGTCCAGCTGGCCGTCGAGGCGAAGAAGACCCTGGACGCCGACGGCGTCAAG is a genomic window of Amycolatopsis lexingtonensis containing:
- a CDS encoding heme o synthase, translated to MSLVNAAHGRSDDTSAVHPTGERPHGDRRSIRRVVGAYAALAKPRVIELLLVTTIPAMFLAGRQIPSPWLVLATLVGGTMAAGSANALNCVIDADIDKVMNRTKRRPLVKDSVPRRGALIFGLVMGVASAAVLYLTVNLLSAILAVATILFYIFVYTLGLKRRTSQNVVWGGAAGCMPVVIGWAAVTGTVQWPAFVMFGVIFFWTPPHTWALGMKYRDDYERAGVPMLPVVATAQHVARQIVIYSWVMVAWTLLLLPVTSWLYGTFAILAGGWFLFYAHSLQAAVRRGEETKPMALFHRSNTYLMIVFVALAVDSAIGLPTLGLPF
- the tkt gene encoding transketolase translates to MSETATTSENNPLLRRNVPADWTDADTRAVDTVRVLAADAVENCGSGHPGTAMSLAPLAYTLFQRTLRHDPADQNWPGRDRFVLSAGHSSLTLYIQLFLAGYGLELEDLKQLRKWGSKTPGHPEYRHTDGVETTTGPLGQGLANAVGMAMAARRERGLLDPDAAPGESIFDHHIFVVASDGDIEEGVTSEASSIAGRQELGNLIVFWDDNKISIEDDTNIALSEDTVARYEAYGWHTQVVEGGEDVVAIEEAIKAAKAETGRPSFIALRTVIGYPAPKKMGTGKAHGAALGAEEVAAVKEILGFDPEQSFQVEDEVLKHTRQALDRGKAEHAEWTKKFEAWGAANPERKKLADRLSTRTLPEGFADNLPKWEPDAKGIATRKASGEVLNALAEPLPELWGGSADLAESNNTTMKGADSFGPEKAATDMWAATPYGRTLHFGVREHAMGSILNGIALHGGTRPYGATFLIFSDYMRPPVRLAALMKAPVTYVWTHDSIGLGEDGPTHQPIEQLSALRAIPGLNVVRPADANETAYAWKAVLEDIHHPSGLALTRQNVPVLEGTSAEGVAKGGYVLADSDGTPDVVLIATGSEVQLAVEAKKTLDADGVKARVVSMPCVEWFDAQDAAYRESVIPAGVKARVSVEAGIAQSWHRFTGDAGVNVSIEHFGASADAATLFREFGFTAEAVVEAARRSIANTKN